The following are encoded together in the Haloarcula rubripromontorii genome:
- the cysE gene encoding serine O-acetyltransferase, whose translation MVSCADDTLHHNTPMLDRLKADIRTALAKDPAATSVVEVALTYPGLHAIWAYRVAHWLWMNDRTLLARLISHVTRFLTGVEIHPAAEIGDRVFIDHGMGIVIGETAEIGDDVLLYHGVTLGGTSMRREKRHPTIEDGATVGADASIMGPITVGENASVGAGAVVVDDVAPETTVVGNPAEPVGAGGVTSPNPDPIIADG comes from the coding sequence CTGGTCTCGTGCGCAGACGATACGCTCCACCACAACACACCAATGCTTGACCGACTGAAAGCGGACATCCGTACAGCACTCGCAAAGGACCCCGCGGCGACCAGCGTCGTGGAGGTCGCACTCACGTATCCCGGCCTGCACGCGATCTGGGCCTACCGGGTCGCCCACTGGCTCTGGATGAACGACCGGACGCTGCTCGCCAGACTCATCTCCCACGTCACGCGGTTCCTGACCGGCGTCGAGATCCACCCCGCTGCGGAGATCGGCGACCGCGTGTTCATCGACCACGGAATGGGTATCGTCATCGGTGAGACGGCCGAGATCGGCGACGACGTGCTTCTGTACCACGGCGTCACCCTCGGCGGCACGTCAATGCGTCGTGAGAAGCGCCACCCGACAATCGAAGACGGCGCAACCGTCGGTGCTGACGCCTCGATAATGGGACCGATCACCGTCGGAGAGAACGCGTCCGTCGGCGCTGGCGCTGTCGTCGTCGACGACGTAGCGCCGGAGACGACAGTCGTCGGCAACCCGGCGGAACCAGTCGGTGCGGGCGGTGTCACTTCACCGAATCCAGACCCTATCATCGCCGACGGGTAA
- a CDS encoding DNA-3-methyladenine glycosylase family protein, with protein sequence MSDSPHEALRADPDIGPLVAAHGELTLDPASDLFERLVVSILRQQVSMASAAATRERLFDAVTVTPAGIREADDEILRDAGLSRQKTRYVNEVADTFLDRDYSLETFEDATDEEIREALTAITGVGDWTANMQLLFAFGREDVFPVGDLGIRKGFEAVVGEGYSRAEMREYAERWSPYRSYASLYLWRASEDIAESVAEVRED encoded by the coding sequence ATGAGTGACTCGCCACACGAGGCGTTACGTGCAGACCCCGACATCGGCCCGCTGGTCGCGGCACACGGCGAACTCACGCTCGACCCCGCATCGGACCTCTTCGAGCGGCTCGTCGTTTCGATTCTCCGCCAGCAGGTGTCGATGGCGTCGGCCGCCGCGACGCGAGAACGACTGTTCGACGCCGTCACTGTGACGCCAGCGGGCATCAGAGAGGCAGACGACGAGATTCTCCGGGATGCCGGTCTCTCGCGGCAAAAGACCCGGTACGTAAACGAGGTCGCCGACACGTTTCTGGACCGTGACTACTCCCTGGAGACGTTCGAGGATGCCACCGACGAGGAAATCCGCGAAGCGCTGACGGCGATTACGGGCGTCGGCGACTGGACCGCAAACATGCAACTGCTGTTCGCGTTTGGCCGCGAAGACGTGTTCCCGGTCGGCGACCTCGGCATCCGCAAGGGATTCGAAGCCGTCGTCGGAGAGGGGTACAGCCGCGCAGAGATGCGCGAGTACGCCGAGCGGTGGTCGCCGTATCGGAGCTACGCGAGCCTGTATCTGTGGCGGGCCAGCGAGGACATCGCCGAGAGCGTCGCGGAAGTGCGCGAGGACTGA
- a CDS encoding 3-hydroxyacyl-CoA dehydrogenase/enoyl-CoA hydratase family protein: MDFEDIDTIAVLGAGNMGHGITEVAALAGYDVRMRDIKDEFVEDGYDNIEWSLNKLAERDQITQEEADAALDRVTPLVDVDEAVSDVDVVIEAVPEKMEIKKDVYTEVEEHAPEDAIFATNTSSLSITELSEVTERPEQFCGMHFFNPPVRMQLVEVISGAHSGDDTLDAIEALAEDFGKTPVRVRKDSPGFIVNRILVPLMNEAAWLVHSDEATIAEVDSTTKFDMGLPMGSFELSDQVGNDVGLHVLEYMHEVLGEPYAPCPLLEQKVENEELGKKTGQGFYDYENGGVDIPTDAGREDVEHRLVAVMANEVGKLVENDVAPVADIDQAVQLGGGFPDGPAKIADKTGLETLVDTLEETHEETGAERYAVSDGLREAAEDGGFYGSEDEDDAEFDNVTVEYPGDMVGHIELDRPHRMNTVSPELMDDLADAVDLLEDDDEVRAILLTGAGDKAFSAGADVQAMASNATPLDAIELSRKGQQTFGKLEECSMPVVAGIDGYALGGGMELATCADLRVASERSELGQPEHNLGLLPGWGGTQRLARIVGEGRAKEIIFTGDRYDADEMAEYGFINEVVDNDALHDRALELAKDMAAGPPVAQKLTKRAMLAGRDDIDAGLEVESQAFGHLIGTDDVMEGINAFMGDGEPDFEGK; encoded by the coding sequence ATGGATTTCGAGGATATTGACACTATCGCCGTGCTCGGTGCCGGGAATATGGGCCATGGAATCACCGAAGTGGCCGCACTCGCAGGCTACGACGTGCGGATGCGAGACATCAAAGACGAGTTTGTCGAGGACGGCTACGACAACATCGAATGGTCGCTGAACAAGCTGGCCGAGCGAGACCAGATCACGCAGGAAGAGGCCGATGCAGCACTGGACCGCGTGACGCCGCTTGTCGATGTCGATGAAGCAGTCAGCGACGTCGACGTGGTCATCGAGGCTGTGCCGGAGAAGATGGAGATCAAGAAGGACGTGTACACAGAGGTCGAAGAACACGCCCCCGAAGACGCCATTTTCGCCACGAACACGTCCAGCCTCTCCATCACGGAACTGTCGGAAGTGACCGAACGGCCCGAGCAGTTCTGCGGGATGCACTTCTTCAATCCGCCGGTGCGGATGCAACTGGTCGAAGTAATCTCCGGCGCACACTCCGGCGACGACACGCTGGACGCCATCGAGGCGCTTGCGGAGGACTTCGGTAAAACACCGGTCCGCGTCCGTAAGGACTCGCCGGGGTTCATCGTCAACCGCATCCTCGTCCCACTGATGAACGAGGCCGCGTGGCTCGTCCACAGCGATGAGGCGACCATCGCCGAGGTCGACTCGACGACGAAGTTCGACATGGGCCTGCCGATGGGGTCGTTCGAACTCTCCGATCAGGTGGGTAACGACGTTGGCCTCCACGTCCTCGAATACATGCACGAAGTGCTGGGCGAGCCCTACGCCCCGTGTCCGCTACTCGAACAGAAAGTCGAGAACGAGGAACTCGGGAAGAAGACCGGGCAAGGCTTCTACGACTACGAGAACGGCGGTGTCGACATTCCGACCGACGCCGGCCGCGAAGACGTCGAGCACCGCCTCGTCGCCGTGATGGCAAACGAGGTCGGGAAGCTCGTCGAGAACGACGTGGCCCCCGTCGCGGACATCGATCAGGCCGTTCAGCTCGGCGGCGGCTTCCCGGACGGTCCCGCGAAGATCGCCGACAAGACTGGCCTTGAGACGCTCGTCGACACACTCGAAGAAACCCACGAGGAGACCGGTGCGGAGCGGTACGCCGTCTCTGACGGCCTTCGAGAGGCCGCAGAGGACGGTGGCTTCTACGGCAGCGAAGACGAGGATGACGCCGAGTTCGACAACGTCACGGTCGAATATCCCGGTGACATGGTCGGGCACATCGAACTCGACCGCCCGCACCGGATGAACACCGTCAGCCCGGAACTGATGGACGACCTCGCCGACGCCGTCGACCTGCTCGAAGACGACGACGAGGTGCGTGCCATCCTGCTGACCGGAGCCGGCGACAAGGCATTCTCCGCCGGAGCCGATGTCCAGGCGATGGCCTCGAACGCGACGCCGCTGGACGCTATTGAACTCTCCCGCAAGGGCCAGCAAACCTTCGGGAAACTCGAAGAGTGCTCGATGCCGGTCGTCGCCGGTATCGACGGCTACGCGCTGGGTGGCGGGATGGAACTGGCGACCTGTGCCGACCTCCGCGTGGCCTCGGAACGCTCCGAACTGGGCCAGCCCGAACACAACCTCGGCCTGCTGCCGGGCTGGGGTGGCACGCAACGCCTCGCCCGCATCGTCGGGGAAGGCCGCGCAAAGGAGATCATCTTCACCGGCGACCGCTACGACGCCGACGAGATGGCCGAGTACGGCTTCATCAACGAGGTCGTCGACAACGATGCCCTGCACGACCGGGCGCTGGAGCTGGCCAAAGACATGGCCGCCGGCCCGCCGGTCGCACAGAAACTCACGAAGCGTGCGATGCTCGCCGGCCGCGACGACATCGACGCCGGCCTCGAAGTCGAATCGCAGGCCTTCGGCCACCTCATCGGTACCGACGACGTGATGGAGGGCATCAACGCGTTCATGGGGGACGGAGAACCGGACTTCGAAGGCAAGTAA
- a CDS encoding acyl-CoA dehydrogenase family protein yields the protein MDFQLTKEQRQIKDEIARFAENEIKPVATEYDTEEKFPREIVEKAAEMGLTGANIPMEYGGAGYNTLTNAIIAEELFAADPGIGLSIQSAAFGADALIGFGSEAQKEEYLEPVATGDAIMGAAISEPDTGSDVSSVSTQARKEGDEWVINGNKMWITNGSVGDYFVVLCETDPDAEGRYNGFSQILVESDRDGFEAEKITGKLGIRASDTAELILNDVRVPEDNLVGTRGAGFLQIMQFFDETRTGVAAQGVGIARGAAERALEYAQDREQFGQSISEFQAIQHKLAEMFTEIEAARQLTHKSAWSVDNDADQLTQLASMAKEKASRVAVETADEAVQIHGGAGYVNDFDVERFYRDAKITQIYEGTTEIQKNIIARELLGKGMT from the coding sequence ATGGACTTCCAGCTAACGAAAGAGCAGCGACAAATAAAAGACGAGATCGCCCGGTTCGCGGAAAACGAGATCAAACCTGTCGCGACCGAGTACGACACCGAAGAGAAGTTCCCCCGAGAGATCGTCGAGAAGGCCGCCGAGATGGGGCTGACAGGCGCAAACATCCCGATGGAGTACGGGGGCGCAGGCTACAATACGCTGACGAACGCCATCATCGCCGAGGAACTGTTCGCGGCCGATCCCGGTATCGGTCTGAGCATCCAGTCGGCCGCGTTCGGTGCCGACGCTCTCATCGGATTCGGCTCGGAGGCCCAGAAAGAGGAGTATCTGGAGCCGGTCGCGACGGGCGATGCCATCATGGGCGCGGCCATCTCCGAACCAGACACCGGCTCGGACGTGTCGTCGGTGTCGACGCAGGCGCGAAAGGAGGGCGACGAGTGGGTCATCAACGGCAACAAGATGTGGATTACCAACGGCTCAGTCGGCGACTACTTCGTCGTGCTCTGTGAGACGGACCCGGACGCAGAGGGGCGGTACAACGGCTTCTCACAGATTCTCGTCGAGTCCGACCGCGACGGATTCGAAGCAGAGAAGATTACGGGGAAGCTCGGCATTCGCGCGTCGGACACAGCAGAACTCATCCTCAACGACGTTCGCGTCCCCGAGGACAACCTCGTGGGAACGCGCGGGGCCGGCTTCCTCCAGATAATGCAGTTCTTCGACGAGACACGGACCGGCGTGGCCGCGCAGGGCGTCGGTATCGCTCGCGGGGCCGCCGAGCGCGCTCTGGAGTACGCACAGGACCGCGAGCAGTTCGGCCAGTCCATCTCTGAGTTCCAGGCCATCCAGCACAAGCTCGCCGAGATGTTCACCGAAATCGAGGCCGCACGGCAACTCACACACAAGTCCGCCTGGAGCGTCGACAACGACGCCGACCAGCTCACCCAGTTGGCCTCGATGGCCAAAGAGAAGGCCTCCCGCGTCGCCGTCGAGACAGCCGACGAGGCCGTCCAGATTCACGGCGGCGCTGGCTACGTCAACGACTTCGATGTCGAGCGGTTCTACCGCGACGCCAAGATCACCCAGATCTACGAGGGGACGACCGAAATCCAGAAGAACATCATCGCCCGGGAACTGCTCGGAAAGGGCATGACCTGA